A region of the Longimicrobiaceae bacterium genome:
TGCCTCCGCTCCCCGGGTCGGGATCACGATCCGCATCCGTATAGCCGGGACCTCACGCCTCGCGCTGGCTGCGGCGGCGGTCCAGCCCCACCCCCAGGACGGATTCCCGGGCGAGCCACTGTACGACCCCCGCGAGGCCCTCGCACTCGGGGAGCATGGCCCGGATCCGCTCCGCCCCGTTGCCGCGCGCCAGCAGCGCCTCGATCCCGGCGAGCGCCTCCGCGTCCCCCAGCCGCTCCGCTGTCGGGCCGACGCGCTCCAGCAGCCGGTGGATTCCATCGCGCAGCGTCTCCTTCCCGCCGGGGAGCGCCGGGTCCACGTGCGTGGCGTCCAGCCCGTAGCGTGCGGCCTCCCACTCGTTGTGCGCGAGCAGCTCGTCCGTGGCCGACTCCGAGCACGCGGCTCCGGGTAGCGGCAGCTTCCCCTCCGCCGCGGTGGCGACGAGGGCCCGGACCAGCGCCGCGATCGCGACGGCGTCCTCCACGCGCGGGCAGACGTCGGTCATGCGGAACTCCAGCGTGGGGTACTCGGGGTGCGGGCGGATGCTCCAGTACAGGGTGTACTCGTCCTCGATTGCGCCGGTCTCCATCAGGAAGCCGACGAACTCCCGGAAGCGGTCGTCGGAGGGGAAGCAGGGGGGCGGTCCGGTGTGCGGGAGGCGGTGGGCGATGATGGTGCGGTACGAGGCGTACCCCGTGTCCTCGCCCTCGTACACGGGGGAGCTGGCCGCGAGGGCGAGCAGGTGCGGGATGTAGCCGCGCACCCCGTTCATCAGCCGCGCGCGATCGTGGCCGGGGGGGACGGCCACGTGCACGTGCATCCCGAAGATGTGCTCGGTCCGGATCACCCTCCCGTAGCGCTCCAGGATGCGCTCGTAGCGCTCCCCCCGGGTGCGCTCCTGTGCCTCCCAGCGGCTGAAAGGGTGGATCCCCGCCGCCACCATCCTCAGATCCGCCGCGGCCGCGGTGGAGGCCACCTGGAGGCGCAGGCGCCGGAGCTCCCGGTCCACCTCCGCGGCGGACCGGCAGACGTGCGTCCCGATCTCCAGCATGGTCTGCTGGTTCTCCGGGTGGAGCTCCGCGCTCCAGTCCAGCTCCAGCACGTCCCGGGCACGGCTGATGAGCCCGCCCGTCTCCGGGGAGACGAGCTGGTACTCCTCCTCCACGCCGACGGTGAATTCGTTCATTGTCTCGCGGTACGGGTGGGTTCCGCCAGTCCGCAATCCGGGTGCCCGGCGGCAGGGGCAGGCGGCGGCGGGGCACCCGATTTGCTTCGCCCCGGCAGCCTGAACGGCCGGGAGGCGACGCACAGGAAAGGTGAGATGGAGATCAGGATGCTGCCGGGGAGGCGCTCCCCGCTCGGAGCCACGTGGGACGGCGAGGGGGTCAACTTCGCCCTTTTTTCGCCGAACGCCGCCGGGGTGGAGCTATGCCTCTACGACGCCGAGGACCCCACGCTGGAAACGGCCCGGGTCCGGCTCCGGGAGGTCACCGCGCACGTCTGGCACGGGTACGTGCCCGGGCTGGGGCCGGGGCAGCTCTATGGCTTCCGCGTGGACGGGCCGTACGAGCCCGGGCGGGGGCTGCGCTACAACCCCAGCAAGCTGCTCCTGGACCCGTACGCGCGCGCCGTCGCCGGCAAGGTGCAGTGGGACCCGGCCATCTTCGGCTACCCGCTGGGCGATCCGGCCGGGGACCTGGCCCGGGACGGGCGCGACAGCGCGGCCGCCATGCCCAAGGGGGTGGTGGTCGACGGCGCCTTCGACTGGGAGGGCGACCGCCCGCTCCGCACCCCCTGGCACCGGACCCTGATCTACGAGGTCCACGTCAAGGGGCTCACCATGCTGCACCCGGACGTCCCGGAGGAGCTGCGCGGCACCTACGCCGGCGTGGCGCACCCGGCGGTGGTCGAGCACCTGAAGTCCCTCGGGGTCACCGCCGTCGAGCTCCTCCCCGTGCACGACTTCGTGGACGACGGATACCTGCTGGACAAGGGGCTGGTGAACTACTGGGGATACAACACGCTGAACTTCTTCGCCCCGGACGCGCGCTACTCCGGGAGCGGCGACCGGGGCGGGCAGATCCGCGAGTTCAAGGAGATGGTGAAGGCGCTGCACCGGGCGGGGCTGGAGGTGATCCTGGACGTGGTCTACAACCACACCGCGGAGGGGAACCACCTGGGGCCCACCCTCTCCTTCAAGGGGATCGACAACTCCGGCTACTACCGGCTGGTGGACGAGAACCCCCGGTTCTACATGGACTACACCGGCACCGGGAACTCGGTGGACACGCGGCACCCGCAGGTGCTCAAGATGGTCATGGACAGCCTGCGCTACTGGGTGCAGGAGATGCACGTGGACGGCTTCCGCTTCGACCTGGCGCCGACGCTCGCGCGCGAGGACCACGGAGTGGACCGCGTCTCCTCCTTCTTCGACGTGATCCACCAGGACCCCGTGGTCTCCGAGGTGAAGCTGATCGCGGAGCCGTGGGACGTGGGGCCGGACGGGTACCAGGTGGGGAACTTCCCCGTGCTCTGGGCGGAGTGGAACGGCAAGTACCGCGACGCGGTGCGGGCGTACTGGCGGAGCGACCCCGAGACGCTGCAGGAGCTGGGGTTCCGACTCACCGGCTCCAGCGACCTGTACGGCGACGACGGGCGCAAGCCGCACGCGAGCATCAACTTCATCACCGCGCACGACGGCTTCACGCTGAACGACCTGGTCTCGTACGAGCAGAAGCACAACCGGGAAAACGGGGAGGAGAACCGCGACGGGCACGACCACAACCTCTCCTACAACTTCGGGGTGGAGGGGCCCACCGACGACCCGGAGGTCCTGCGCCAGCGCGAGAAGCAGCGGCGGAACTTCATCGCCACCCTCCTCCTCTCGCAGGGGGTGCCCATGCTCTGCGGCGGCGACGAGATGGGCCGCACCCAGGGCGGGAACAACAACGCGTACTGCCAGGACAACGAGATCTCCTGGTTCGACTGGGACCTTTCCGAGCGGGACCGCGACCTCCTGGAGTTCACGCGACGCGTGGCGACGCTGCGGCGGGAGCACCCCGTCTTCCGCCGCCGTCACTTCTTCCAGGGCCGCCGCATCCGCGGCTCGGAGCTGGAGGACATCCGCTGGCTGAGGCCGGACGGGGAGGAGATGGACGACGAGGAGTGGAGCACGCCGCTGGTCCGCTCCTTCGGCGTCCTGCTGGGGGGCGATGCGATGCAGGAGTGGAGCGAGGAGGGGGAGCGGGTGCGGGACGACAACTTCCTGCTCCTCTTCAACGGCGCTCCGGAGACCATCCCCTTCACCCTCCCGCAGATCCCGCCCCCCGCCTGCTGGGAGCGGGTGCTCGACACCGGCCGCCCCGCCTCCGAGCAGGAGGAGGGCGAGGCGCTGGAGTCCGGGAGCCGGCTGGAGCTGGAGGGGCGCTCCCTGGTGGTGCTCCGGCAGTGCGAGAAGGAGGACTGAGCGGCCCCCGCCGGCCGCGCCGCTCGGCCCGATGGAACTCCCGGGCGATCCCGTCCGCTCCCGGAAAGGCGTAGCTCCCCGCCCGGGCCGCCCCGGGCTGGCGGCGGGCGCAGGGGCGCGCCACATTATGCGCCTGCTCCCCGTCTCCCGCCTCTTCCGGATCCCCGCCGCCCCTCACGACCGATGCGACCCCTCGCGGCACTGCTCTGCGGAGCGCTGCTCTCGGCCGGCTGCACCGACCTCGTCTCCCACGGACGCGACGACCCCGCGCTGGAGTGGGCGCGCCGCTACCCCGTGGTCCCCGCACCCGCCACCCTCCGCCCCGCCCGGGGCGAGTTCGTGCTGGACGGGAGCACGCGCCTCCTCCTCGCCGACCCGGCGGACCCGGAGGTGCGCTCCGTCGCGGAGCTGCTCGCCGCTCCGCTG
Encoded here:
- the glgX gene encoding glycogen debranching protein GlgX; this encodes MEIRMLPGRRSPLGATWDGEGVNFALFSPNAAGVELCLYDAEDPTLETARVRLREVTAHVWHGYVPGLGPGQLYGFRVDGPYEPGRGLRYNPSKLLLDPYARAVAGKVQWDPAIFGYPLGDPAGDLARDGRDSAAAMPKGVVVDGAFDWEGDRPLRTPWHRTLIYEVHVKGLTMLHPDVPEELRGTYAGVAHPAVVEHLKSLGVTAVELLPVHDFVDDGYLLDKGLVNYWGYNTLNFFAPDARYSGSGDRGGQIREFKEMVKALHRAGLEVILDVVYNHTAEGNHLGPTLSFKGIDNSGYYRLVDENPRFYMDYTGTGNSVDTRHPQVLKMVMDSLRYWVQEMHVDGFRFDLAPTLAREDHGVDRVSSFFDVIHQDPVVSEVKLIAEPWDVGPDGYQVGNFPVLWAEWNGKYRDAVRAYWRSDPETLQELGFRLTGSSDLYGDDGRKPHASINFITAHDGFTLNDLVSYEQKHNRENGEENRDGHDHNLSYNFGVEGPTDDPEVLRQREKQRRNFIATLLLSQGVPMLCGGDEMGRTQGGNNNAYCQDNEISWFDWDLSERDRDLLEFTRRVATLRREHPVFRRRHFFQGRRIRGSELEDIRWLRPDGEEMDDEEWSTPLVRSFGVLLGGDAMQEWSEEGERVRDDNFLLLFNGAPETIPFTLPQIPPPACWERVLDTGRPASEQEEGEALESGSRLELEGRSLVVLRQCEKED
- a CDS encoding YbdK family carboxylate-amine ligase, with translation MNEFTVGVEEEYQLVSPETGGLISRARDVLELDWSAELHPENQQTMLEIGTHVCRSAAEVDRELRRLRLQVASTAAAADLRMVAAGIHPFSRWEAQERTRGERYERILERYGRVIRTEHIFGMHVHVAVPPGHDRARLMNGVRGYIPHLLALAASSPVYEGEDTGYASYRTIIAHRLPHTGPPPCFPSDDRFREFVGFLMETGAIEDEYTLYWSIRPHPEYPTLEFRMTDVCPRVEDAVAIAALVRALVATAAEGKLPLPGAACSESATDELLAHNEWEAARYGLDATHVDPALPGGKETLRDGIHRLLERVGPTAERLGDAEALAGIEALLARGNGAERIRAMLPECEGLAGVVQWLARESVLGVGLDRRRSQREA